In Chitinophaga nivalis, a single genomic region encodes these proteins:
- a CDS encoding sensor histidine kinase — MCSCILGIFLFQGYWLYNSYRIREEQFNKEINEALRTAVFNKQFSDVRRYIRYFGKDKDSLRVPMKGLANQLEEIGVPRGRRHSHDKLPPPPGIRELTAGDSPKRIYVDTLARQISEFLVTNNLHDDSTNLKKLDSVFRVELSSRQINTPYQLDTFHLSYSGFERETFRDSIRRREPRQTSKIPFNPASSLFVRASFDSPLQFILQKMMWTLLSSVVLLVLTTLCFIYMLRTILKQKKLSEVKNDFINNMTHELKTPIATVSAAVEALQNFNALNDQRKTQTYLDISKNELQRLSDLVEKVLHIAAEEKEDIELFREPTDLDEVIDNILSNHQLKALKPLQLRYDNNLSGQTVFVDKGHLSNAINNLVDNAIKYSGEQVQLYIHTSIENKMLKIRVKDNGIGIPRVYLENIFDKFFRVPTGNLHNVKGFGLGLSYVKKIVEMHGGSIRVHSEPEKGTEFMIIIPIA; from the coding sequence ATGTGCAGCTGCATCCTCGGTATCTTTTTGTTCCAGGGTTATTGGTTGTATAATTCCTACCGTATCCGGGAAGAGCAGTTTAATAAAGAGATTAATGAGGCGTTACGGACAGCGGTATTTAACAAGCAGTTTTCGGATGTACGCCGGTATATCCGCTATTTCGGTAAAGATAAGGATTCCTTAAGGGTGCCTATGAAAGGGCTGGCCAATCAGCTGGAGGAAATCGGGGTTCCCCGAGGCCGGCGGCACAGTCACGATAAGCTGCCGCCACCACCGGGTATCAGGGAGCTGACTGCCGGAGATTCTCCCAAACGGATATACGTAGATACCCTGGCCCGGCAGATTTCAGAATTTCTGGTTACCAACAACCTGCACGACGACAGTACCAACCTCAAAAAACTGGATTCTGTTTTCCGGGTAGAATTAAGCAGCAGACAAATCAATACCCCTTATCAACTCGATACCTTCCACCTCAGCTACAGCGGATTTGAAAGAGAAACATTCCGGGATAGCATCCGCAGAAGAGAACCCCGGCAAACCAGTAAAATTCCTTTTAATCCGGCCAGCAGTCTTTTTGTGAGAGCGAGTTTCGATTCTCCGCTCCAGTTTATTCTGCAGAAGATGATGTGGACATTGCTCAGCTCTGTCGTGTTACTGGTACTTACCACGCTTTGTTTTATCTACATGTTGCGTACGATACTCAAACAAAAAAAGCTGTCGGAAGTAAAAAATGATTTCATCAACAATATGACGCATGAGCTGAAAACACCTATTGCTACTGTATCTGCAGCGGTGGAAGCGTTACAGAACTTCAATGCGTTGAATGATCAGCGGAAAACACAGACTTACCTGGATATTTCCAAAAATGAACTGCAACGGTTGTCTGATCTGGTGGAAAAGGTATTGCATATTGCTGCAGAAGAAAAAGAAGATATAGAGCTGTTCCGGGAGCCAACAGACCTGGATGAAGTGATTGATAATATCCTTTCCAATCATCAGCTGAAAGCGTTGAAACCACTGCAATTACGCTATGATAACAACCTGTCCGGACAAACTGTTTTTGTGGATAAGGGACATCTGTCCAATGCCATCAATAACCTGGTGGATAATGCGATTAAATATTCAGGAGAACAGGTACAGTTATATATTCATACCAGTATCGAAAACAAGATGTTGAAGATCCGGGTAAAAGATAATGGTATTGGTATTCCCAGGGTATATCTGGAAAATATTTTCGATAAATTTTTCCGGGTACCTACCGGCAACCTGCATAATGTAAAGGGTTTCGGGCTGGGGCTCAGTTATGTGAAGAAGATTGTGGAAATGCACGGCGGTAGTATCCGGGTACATAGTGAACCGGAAAAGGGCACAGAGTTTATGATTATTATTCCCATTGCATAA
- a CDS encoding response regulator transcription factor — translation MAKVLLIEDEWQLGQIVKDSLEMRGFEMLYAADGKEGLRLYQQEHPDVVVLDIMMPNMDGFTVTAEIRKTDKYTPIIFLTAKSQTADVVKGFELGGNDYLKKPFSMDELIVRIKALLKRFNDHPGVKEIEEGSVAIGQYMFNYTKQTLSRNNATEFLSHREAEILRRLYDNKNEVMERKTVLLDLWGDDNFFNARSMDVFITKLRRYLKDDARVQIVNIRGVGYKLIF, via the coding sequence ATGGCAAAAGTATTACTGATAGAAGATGAATGGCAGCTGGGGCAGATTGTGAAAGACAGCCTGGAAATGCGGGGATTTGAGATGCTGTACGCAGCAGATGGAAAAGAAGGATTACGGCTGTATCAGCAGGAGCATCCGGATGTAGTGGTATTGGATATTATGATGCCCAATATGGATGGATTTACGGTGACCGCGGAGATCCGGAAAACCGATAAATATACGCCGATCATCTTCCTGACAGCCAAATCACAGACGGCAGATGTGGTAAAGGGTTTTGAGCTGGGTGGCAATGACTACCTGAAAAAGCCGTTCAGCATGGATGAGCTGATTGTACGTATTAAAGCGTTGCTGAAACGTTTCAACGATCATCCGGGTGTAAAGGAAATAGAAGAAGGATCGGTGGCAATCGGGCAATATATGTTTAACTATACCAAACAAACGCTTTCCCGCAATAATGCTACGGAGTTCCTTTCCCACCGGGAGGCAGAAATACTCCGGCGGCTCTATGATAACAAGAATGAAGTGATGGAGCGAAAAACGGTATTGCTGGATCTCTGGGGAGACGATAATTTCTTTAATGCCCGCAGCATGGATGTTTTTATCACAAAGCTCCGGCGTTACCTGAAAGACGATGCCCGTGTTCAGATTGTGAATATCCGCGGAGTGGGTTATAAGCTTATCTTCTAG
- a CDS encoding sensor histidine kinase has product MTVTLTTPSITLTVTGLLLLFLGLIHYMSRSRVWHRRYSAAAHLAACRQEDMELLRQQLAAQKLLSLKAQVNPHFLFNCLNGIHNTIVTGETAKAQDYISGFARLLRMMLMLADKQFITLQEEADMLEYYLQLEQMRTNNGFDYTLQIDPLISPSVLPVPGMLIQPFLENAIWHGLMNKENDRQLHIHWKKINEQLFCCEVTDNGIGRALAGQRLPEGLKAVRHRSRGMELCMERAELYRNMYHSRFNIDISDIPGPNGTAGGTCVHIVFEVTDDMITGY; this is encoded by the coding sequence ATGACTGTGACTCTCACCACTCCCTCAATCACGCTGACCGTTACGGGCCTGTTACTGCTTTTCCTGGGCCTTATCCACTACATGTCCAGAAGTCGCGTGTGGCACCGCAGATACAGTGCTGCTGCCCACCTGGCTGCCTGCCGCCAGGAAGACATGGAGCTGCTCCGGCAGCAACTGGCAGCCCAGAAACTGCTATCCCTCAAAGCACAGGTCAATCCCCACTTTCTTTTCAATTGCCTCAACGGCATCCATAATACCATCGTAACCGGCGAAACCGCCAAAGCCCAGGACTACATTTCGGGTTTTGCCCGGCTGCTCCGCATGATGCTCATGCTGGCAGATAAACAGTTTATCACCCTTCAGGAAGAAGCAGATATGCTGGAATATTACCTGCAGCTGGAACAAATGCGTACCAATAACGGCTTCGACTATACGCTGCAGATAGATCCCCTGATTTCTCCGTCCGTACTGCCGGTACCGGGTATGCTGATCCAGCCTTTCCTCGAAAATGCCATCTGGCATGGTCTCATGAATAAAGAAAACGACCGGCAGCTGCACATCCACTGGAAAAAAATAAATGAACAGCTCTTTTGCTGTGAAGTAACGGATAATGGTATTGGCCGCGCACTGGCGGGCCAGCGCCTGCCGGAAGGACTGAAAGCGGTACGCCACCGCTCCCGGGGTATGGAACTCTGTATGGAAAGGGCCGAACTGTACCGTAACATGTACCACAGCCGGTTTAATATAGATATCAGCGATATTCCCGGCCCCAACGGAACGGCCGGCGGTACCTGTGTACATATCGTTTTTGAGGTAACCGACGATATGATAACAGGATACTAG
- the pheS gene encoding phenylalanine--tRNA ligase subunit alpha yields the protein MEQLVQQIATYKEEITAFTPANAADLEQYRIKFLGTKGIVKALFGEMKQVPNDRKKEFGQILNEFKQLAESRYEEFSELKESAGAASGDIDYTLPATPHRLGTRHPISLVRNKIIRIFERLGFTIAEGPEIEDDWHNFTALNLPENHPARDMQDTFFISKNPDWLLRTQTSSAQVRVMEAGKLPIRIISPGRVYRNETVSARAHCFFHQVEGLYIDENVSFADLKQTLYHFVKELFGEDTGIRFRPSYFPFTEPSAEMDISCFICGGTGCSVCKQTGWVEILGCGMVHPKVLANCGIDPEKYTGFAFGMGIERITMLKYQIKDLRLFSENDTRFLEQFEGTV from the coding sequence ATGGAACAGTTAGTACAGCAAATAGCCACCTATAAGGAGGAAATAACGGCTTTTACGCCTGCCAACGCGGCCGATCTGGAACAGTATCGTATTAAATTTCTGGGTACAAAAGGTATCGTGAAAGCCCTTTTCGGGGAAATGAAGCAGGTACCGAACGACCGTAAGAAAGAATTCGGACAGATATTAAACGAATTTAAACAACTCGCAGAATCCCGCTACGAGGAGTTTAGTGAACTGAAAGAGTCTGCCGGTGCAGCCTCCGGTGATATCGATTATACTTTACCGGCTACTCCTCACAGGCTGGGTACCCGTCATCCTATCAGTCTGGTGCGTAATAAAATTATCCGCATCTTCGAAAGACTGGGCTTTACCATTGCGGAAGGTCCGGAGATAGAAGATGACTGGCATAACTTCACCGCCCTGAATCTGCCGGAAAATCACCCGGCGAGAGATATGCAGGATACTTTCTTTATCAGCAAGAATCCGGACTGGCTGTTGCGTACACAAACTTCTTCTGCCCAGGTAAGGGTAATGGAAGCAGGTAAGCTGCCTATCCGTATTATCAGCCCGGGAAGAGTATACCGCAATGAAACCGTTTCTGCCCGTGCACACTGCTTTTTCCATCAGGTAGAAGGGTTGTATATTGATGAAAATGTATCTTTTGCAGACCTGAAACAAACGCTGTATCACTTCGTGAAAGAGTTGTTTGGCGAAGATACCGGTATCCGTTTCCGTCCTTCTTATTTCCCATTTACGGAGCCTAGTGCTGAAATGGACATCTCCTGTTTCATCTGTGGTGGTACCGGTTGTTCCGTATGTAAACAAACCGGTTGGGTGGAAATCCTCGGCTGTGGTATGGTACATCCCAAAGTACTGGCCAACTGTGGTATTGATCCGGAAAAATATACCGGCTTTGCATTTGGTATGGGGATCGAACGTATTACCATGCTGAAATACCAGATCAAAGATTTACGCCTGTTCTCAGAAAATGATACCCGTTTCCTGGAACAGTTTGAAGGGACTGTATAG
- a CDS encoding 3-hydroxyacyl-CoA dehydrogenase family protein: MVQSIAVCGAGTMGAGIAQVAAFSGHNTVLFDIQQAGLDRARAQIEKSLQGAVDKGKLTAEVRAATLERIRYVATIEDCVADVIIEAIVERITAKTALFSQLAAINTPETLFATNTSSLSVTEIAAALPVNPSRVVGMHFFNPAHLMKLVEVVSGKETSPEAAESIFQLALKMGKTPVRVKDSPGFIVNRVARHYYLEAMHLAEQGNTDFSTIDQLLESAGFKMGPFALMDLIGNDINLAVTQSLYDAFQQAPRFKPNVLQEKRVQEGKLGRKTGLGFYRYEQ; the protein is encoded by the coding sequence GTGGTACAATCTATTGCCGTATGCGGCGCAGGCACCATGGGTGCAGGAATAGCACAGGTAGCTGCTTTCAGTGGTCACAACACCGTATTGTTTGATATACAGCAGGCCGGACTGGACAGGGCCCGGGCACAGATCGAAAAGAGTTTACAGGGCGCTGTTGATAAAGGGAAGCTGACCGCCGAAGTAAGAGCGGCTACGTTGGAACGTATCCGATACGTTGCCACCATTGAAGACTGTGTGGCTGATGTCATCATTGAAGCCATTGTAGAACGCATCACGGCCAAAACAGCGTTGTTTAGCCAGCTGGCAGCGATCAATACACCGGAAACGTTGTTTGCCACCAATACTTCTTCTTTATCGGTTACTGAAATTGCAGCTGCGCTCCCGGTAAACCCATCGAGGGTGGTGGGCATGCACTTCTTTAATCCGGCTCATCTGATGAAGCTGGTGGAAGTAGTGAGTGGGAAAGAAACTTCACCGGAAGCTGCGGAAAGCATTTTCCAGCTGGCATTGAAAATGGGTAAAACGCCGGTTAGGGTAAAAGATTCCCCCGGGTTTATTGTAAACAGGGTGGCCAGGCACTATTACCTGGAAGCCATGCACCTGGCAGAACAGGGCAATACGGATTTCAGCACCATTGATCAGTTGCTGGAAAGTGCCGGCTTTAAGATGGGTCCTTTTGCCCTCATGGATCTCATTGGCAACGATATTAACCTGGCCGTTACACAATCACTGTATGATGCCTTTCAACAGGCCCCTCGTTTTAAACCCAATGTACTGCAGGAAAAGCGGGTACAGGAAGGTAAGCTGGGACGCAAAACAGGATTGGGTTTCTACCGGTATGAACAATAA
- a CDS encoding NAD-dependent epimerase/dehydratase family protein: protein MILVTGGTGFLGSYLIRSLVDAGKPVRALYRKQPSPRLQDIADKIEWVPGDILDVCALEDAMVGITQVYHCAAVVSFLPADRSRMLRINVEGTANVVNMALDAGVKKLLHVSSVAAIGRAKEGGAINEDCEWEDSKNNSQYSISKLQAEMEVWRGIAEGLDAVMVNPSIILGAGFWEDGSGALIKKAWNEFPFYTEGVNGFVDVRDVVTAMIQLMDSDIIGERFILSADNWSYRQLFTTMAASLQKKPPHIAAKPWMTEAVWRVERLKGLLTGKHPLITRETARTARLKVYYDNNKILQTLPGFDFRPLADTIRDISAAFLKDQSLLQQ from the coding sequence ATGATTTTAGTAACCGGCGGAACAGGTTTTTTAGGTAGTTATTTAATTCGGTCTTTAGTCGATGCAGGCAAGCCTGTACGGGCATTGTACCGTAAACAACCTTCTCCCCGGTTGCAGGATATTGCCGATAAAATAGAATGGGTACCCGGTGATATACTGGATGTATGTGCACTGGAAGATGCGATGGTGGGTATTACCCAGGTATATCACTGTGCGGCAGTGGTATCTTTTCTGCCTGCAGACCGCAGCAGGATGCTCCGCATCAATGTGGAAGGTACGGCCAATGTGGTGAATATGGCGTTGGATGCCGGCGTTAAAAAGCTATTGCATGTAAGCTCCGTTGCGGCCATTGGCCGGGCGAAAGAAGGGGGCGCTATTAATGAAGACTGCGAGTGGGAAGACAGTAAAAACAATTCACAATACAGTATCAGTAAGCTGCAGGCAGAAATGGAAGTGTGGCGGGGAATCGCCGAAGGCCTGGATGCCGTGATGGTGAATCCTTCCATTATTCTGGGGGCCGGCTTCTGGGAAGATGGTTCCGGCGCCCTGATCAAAAAAGCCTGGAATGAATTCCCGTTCTATACGGAAGGGGTCAATGGTTTTGTGGATGTACGGGATGTGGTAACAGCGATGATACAGCTGATGGACAGCGATATTATCGGAGAGCGGTTTATTCTTTCGGCCGATAACTGGAGTTACCGGCAGCTGTTTACTACTATGGCGGCATCATTACAGAAAAAGCCGCCGCATATCGCCGCAAAACCCTGGATGACGGAAGCCGTATGGCGTGTAGAAAGGCTCAAAGGACTGCTCACTGGCAAACACCCGTTAATTACCCGGGAAACAGCCCGTACTGCCCGGCTTAAGGTGTATTATGACAACAACAAGATCCTGCAAACCTTACCCGGATTTGACTTCCGTCCGCTGGCAGATACTATCCGGGATATTTCTGCCGCGTTTTTAAAAGATCAGTCATTACTTCAACAATAA
- a CDS encoding UDP-3-O-(3-hydroxymyristoyl)glucosamine N-acyltransferase — protein MKFEAPVAITEIAAFIGAELVGNDRLLATGINEIHKVTTGDISFVDFEKYYNASLQSAASIIIINKKVACPEGKALLVLEDPFSAYIKLVKKYRPFEPATKAISDTAVIGEGTVLQPNVFIGNHVRIGRNCLIHPNVTIYDHTIIGDNVIIHAGTVIGADAFYFKKRANREVMYDKMESCGRVIIEDDVEIGAGCTIDKGVSGDTIIGQGTKFDNMIHIGHGTVIGKNCLFAAQVGVGGKAHIEDNVILWGQVGISKDLTIGKGAIVMAQSGVPSSLKGGEAYFGSPAESARTKMKELNWIKRIPEIWDIIKKKQ, from the coding sequence ATGAAGTTCGAAGCACCTGTTGCGATAACGGAAATAGCAGCATTCATAGGCGCAGAGCTGGTTGGTAACGATCGGCTCCTGGCCACCGGTATCAATGAAATACATAAAGTAACAACCGGAGATATCTCCTTCGTTGACTTTGAAAAATACTATAACGCCAGTCTGCAATCTGCAGCCTCTATTATCATTATCAACAAAAAGGTAGCATGCCCGGAAGGGAAGGCATTGCTGGTACTCGAAGATCCCTTCAGTGCTTACATAAAACTGGTTAAAAAATACCGCCCTTTTGAACCGGCTACAAAAGCCATCAGCGACACCGCAGTGATAGGTGAAGGCACCGTGCTGCAACCTAACGTATTCATTGGCAATCATGTGCGCATTGGCCGTAACTGTCTGATCCATCCTAACGTTACCATTTACGACCACACCATCATCGGCGACAACGTCATCATTCATGCCGGTACTGTCATCGGTGCAGACGCTTTTTATTTCAAGAAAAGAGCGAACCGTGAAGTGATGTACGATAAAATGGAAAGCTGCGGCCGGGTGATTATTGAAGACGATGTGGAAATAGGAGCGGGGTGCACGATCGACAAAGGCGTAAGTGGCGACACCATTATTGGCCAGGGCACTAAATTCGACAACATGATCCACATCGGACATGGTACCGTTATCGGTAAAAACTGCCTCTTCGCAGCGCAGGTAGGTGTGGGCGGTAAGGCGCATATCGAAGACAACGTAATCCTGTGGGGTCAGGTAGGCATATCCAAAGACCTGACTATCGGCAAAGGAGCCATTGTTATGGCACAAAGCGGAGTACCTTCCAGCCTGAAAGGTGGTGAAGCTTACTTTGGATCTCCGGCAGAAAGTGCCCGGACCAAAATGAAAGAACTGAACTGGATCAAACGGATACCGGAGATCTGGGACATCATCAAGAAAAAGCAATAA